Sequence from the Phragmites australis chromosome 11, lpPhrAust1.1, whole genome shotgun sequence genome:
ATCCCTCATTCTGTATTAGGGCCATCGTTGCTTGATCTGATGAGAAACCCATCGCAACAAGCTTCTGTGAGAGTGCCTCCAATTTTCTGGACATTAGATAGCCCTTGCAACGCTCATGTAATTCCTGGGCACGCCTCTCCTTCTGCcgttgatgcttcttctcattcttctGTCTGATCTTCTCACGTTTATCAATATCACATCCAGGAACAGAGTCCACTCGAGGTGCAGTGCTGGTTGATTTTTCCTTTGGATCTTCTGACTCACCAGAACAGCTACCATTGTTGGAGGCACAATCATAGTCTCCTGTACCATGGGAGCTACGAGAATGCCCATCTATTTCATCTGTATTCCTGAATTTATCATTACCTTGGCTACCCAACAAAGAGGCTGATGGTTCCAGAACATGGAACTTTCCAGAGAGGTTGTTGTAAGTACTTGCAAGTGTACCATTCCCCATTGGCTTTGCAGCAACCTTAGGTTGCTCTTTTGCAGCTGATCTGTTCTTCAACTTGGACTTGGATGCAGACGGCATTTTTGAGAAGTGATTACACTGTCGTTTACTGCAgtcaaattttgtcaaatattaGCACGCGAAGAAAACATATGTAGAGtttttcaccaaaaaaaaaagaagaaaagaaaaattttGTGACATGGGTACAGATCTTCTTGGTAAATGAGGCAAGTTTAATAATGGCAAATAGAGAATATCAATTACATCCAAGTAAATGATGAATTAAAATGGTACAGTAAAGAGATGTGTATATCCAACCAAATCTAAGAACAAAAAACAGCAAGGCCAACTTAAACGGCCGTTACGTAGAGAAAAAAGTACCGAAACACCATGATCCATATGAGAGCTAACGTAATAGCAATTAAGAGGCCTGAAGAGCTGATAACACGTGCATGTCGTGTTGCTCGCTACGCAACAATGAGTGCAAATTTCCCATACCCAAAAAAAACAACTAAATCAGACACATTTTAGCTCCATTTCCATTTTACATGCAACCTATGTCCAGTGATGATGTTTTCTTCTACAATAAATTGCGCTTGTTTCGGTCTCCCAAACCCCAAAATCAAGTAACGGAAAACAACCTTGCGCACATAACGACAAAACTAAGACACAAGATATCCACTACAAGATCACAGACTCTgaaactccctgctcataggaTTGGCTCCGAGTATATTCGCTTATGTTCCCTCTTTTGTCGGATTATCGAATCAAAAAAAGAATCCTACACCTATCATAACGATATTTTTGTCCGCATGGGCATTTTGCGTTTATTGTCCTCTAAATAAACATCTTTTGGATTTCCCATCCCCCTCTGAAATTCTAATACCTAATCATCAGCCCCTCACCTCGCCCCCTCCCCCACCTCGAATTCCCCAAAAATTCTCCACAAGAAGCGTTCCTAAAGGTCCATGCACCCGCAGAGCACCCGCCACCTTCGCTGACACCGCCGAATCGCGCGATCCCCTGGCGCCAGACCGCCCGTCCCCGCGAAAAATTCTGCGGGCGCGAACTGCCGGGCCACGCGCCCGCCAGCCGCTTCCCCGAGCGGTGGCATTCCCGCGTGCCCGCGGATCAAACCGCGGGACCGGACGCCACGCCCGAATCGAATCGAGACGGAGAGGGATCAGAGAGCGAGAGAGGAACAGAAGGAGGAAAGGGAGGGGCAGGGAGACGAGGAGCttaccggcggcggcggcgtaggGTTTTGGCCTGCAGGCGGCGGGGATCGGGAGGGGGCGAGGGATTGGGCGCGGGCGTGCGAGAGCTTTCTAGGGTTTGGTTGGTTGACGCGGGTTGGGGTGAGGAGCTTTTCTAGGAAATGGAGACGAGGCGAGCAAGACCGCGAGCGAGAGACGGGACGGGTTGGTCTGTTCCGCGTGTGGTGTGGGTGGGACGGCGCCAGCGCCTGGGTGACTGACTGTCCGCGTGCGCGCCGGCGCCCCCGCCCGCGAGATCGTCACGGCACGGCGGAGGGGTAGAGCCGTTGAGGTGAGAGTATTGGGCCAGCCCGACTGCAAGATAGGCCTGGTTCGGCCCAACTATTCGAACATTGCCTGCTGAGGCCCAATTATGCGAGCGCTGAGACCGGCCCATCGAAAAACCTCCTTTTGTCATGCTCAACGATGATTGTGAATTGATAACACGTTTGTTCAAACTTAGAGATGCTACGCAGGGATTTCCAGTTGcttataatttttcttttgacaGGACATGGATTCAAGATTCATGTGGCCTTAGATTCTGAGATACCCTTAAGTTTCAGCAGTCTGTCCACACGGGATTTCAGGCTTCAAGAGGGTTCAAAATTGTAGGTTTcaactttcatgcatgcatgactgcATGAGGTTTCATTGTAGGCTTCAGCAAGTCTCCAAGACAAACCTGGCTCTGTTGCAGGTTTCAACAAGTTTAAAATGGAAATCATGATAGACacagagagagaaggaagaaaccTGAGTGGCTTGCAAGTTTCACTTGAGAGATCAAAAGTAGCAAGGGGAATACCTCTTCCCGGGACGTCATGGGAATATGATTCTGATGAATAATAGCAAACGACAATATATCAGGCCTGATGCCAATGAACTTTTTGAAGACAAAAAAAACAATCTCTGTATGGCACTGTTGAAATGATCTTGTTAAAATATAAGTGAATTGCTTAGACTTTTAGATCAACGCATGGAATTCAATAGATCTCTCGATTCGACAGCAAAAGAGTTGCTAAGCTGGACCTGAACTGTTGTATGATGTGACTATGTGAGCTGCTTCTGGGGAAGGATTTCCCGTGGCATCCAAGGTTAACCGCCTTATGATGTACGCACATCGTCGCCCATAATGTGTACATGCATATATAATTAGCAGGATGACCCGCGTAAAGTTCGTGGCTAGATTAACAGCCGGTCTAATTCTAACGGACGGGAAGATTAGACTTGTACGCAAGTAGATAAATACATTAATTACTCGCTATAGCTGAGCAAAACAGGTTTAAGATTACGATTCCAAACTAATATAAGATTCTTACATAAATTGGTCTAACGCAAATCCTTTTTCTAAGTGGAACCAAATCCTTGTTCTAAGTAGAGCCGCCGAACTCTAGAAATAACCTTTTTTTAAACTTGAGTCTACCAAACAGACCAAAATAGTATATCAATGCAACTTGATCCATGCTTCTGTAGTGTTAGTTATACcgaaataatttatttttgttctttttcgATGGCGAGAGAACTTAACCTTATGTATTAATTAAATTATGTTGTCATTTTCTGGCATTTGGCTTCATTCTTATAATGGCACATGTGGGTAACAGGGAAGCATGTCTAGAGTACTTTAGccttattttttgttttattttttctaaataaCAGTGATGTGTAatttataaacatgtatatgtacaatttgctttcttttttctctaattAGCGTGATAATTTATAGGCCTCGAGAGTGAAGGAGGAGACTTCTTTTATTGGCCAACTACTGATTATACTACTCCCTCCGTCTATCTCTATAAGGCGTATTTTAACGTGAAAAAGTTAAACCTTGTAAACTTTGGTCAACAATTAGTCAAGGTATATGTATGTTTAGAGTACAAAGGTTGTATaaatagattcatatttcaaaatacttttaatatgatgctaattttatagcaattgacaatatattataagagaaattgaTGATTAAAATATACTTCGAAGACTTTGTCAAAATAAAATACGTCTTATAGAGATGGACCGAGGGAGTAATATAATTAGATGCCAGCAATACTTTTTTTAAACCATGCCAGCCATACTTATGTGCATCACCGCTGATAGTTTGAATTCTCTGCCTTTGTGCCGTGCTTACTTGTTTCATGAGATGGAAAAGAGAGATAGCAAAGGCCGAAAAGCAATGGACAATGCAGagtgtggattttttttttaaaaaaaaaagcaaaagccAAAGCGCCGAGAAAGAAAAGCCAATGATGCCTccaagctcttcatcaaagggaAGCAAGGAATCGATCTACCTTTGCTTCGTCGCAGTCCATACCATACACCCTTCCCCTGGCACTCAGCTCTTTCACTGTCACTAGCATCGCGCGGACACGTACAGGGCAATGGCACCGCCGCGTCCCTACCTGGCTGCCTTGCTCGCCCTATGCGCGTGCACCGTGGCGCCGATGGCTGCCGTCGCCGCCAATGTGCCGATCACGATGTGCCGGTCCTTCTGCGGCAACATCACGGTGGACTACCCTTTCGCGCTCCGGCCCGGGTGCGGCCACGCGGGGCTCCGCGACCTGCTCTACTGCATCAACGGCGCGCTCATGCTGCACCTCCCCTCGGGCTCGTACCGCGTCCTCGACGTCGACTACGCATACGGCGGCCTGACCCTGCACGACCCGGCCATGTCCGACTGCCGCGCGCTCGACCGTACCCCGGCGGGCCGGGGCAACGGCTTCGTCCTCGAGCCGTGGCGGGAGCCGTACCTGGCGCCCGACCCGGACAACGtgttcctcctcctcggctgCCGCGCCACCTCGCGGCTCTTCCAGGGCTTCCCCGACCGGCATCTCCCCTGCCGGAACGTGTCCGGGATGGGGTGCGGGGACTACTACGGCTGCCCCGCGTGGGACGATTACTACGccagcggcggccggcgcccgTCGGGCGCCGCGTACGGCTCGGCCGTGGGGGAGCCACCCGAGTGCTGCGCGGTGCCCTGGGGCGCCATCCGGGCGGTGAACGTGAGCCGGCTCGAGTGCGAGGGGTACAGCAGCGCGTACAGCCTCGCGCCCGTGCGCGAGGTGGGGGGAGCCGGCGGGTGGGCGTACGGGATCCGGGTGTCGTGGGCGCTGCCCGAGGCGAACCGCGGGTTCTGCGGCGCGTGCCGCGCCACGGGCGGGGCGTGCGGCCACGACATGGAGAGCCACGGCGACCTGTGCCTCTGCGGGGACTGGAACTCCACCTCCAACTGCGACTCCTCGACCGAAGCTGCGcggtccggcgccgtcgcccCTTCCCCTCGCGCCGTCGCTGCGCTTCGCTGGGCCGTCCTCGCCTCAGGTAAACAAACAAACATCGATCGTTAGCGTGCACGCTTGGATCCGTGCACTGTTATACATACCCCCTCATCCTTCGTGTGCTGACTCTGCGGTTGCGACTTCCGGTGCAGGATTTGCGTCACTGTGGTGGTACGCATCGGTATCACGCCTGTGATGGTGGCTCCTCATGTTTGATCGACGACTGGTGTACTGTTTTTGCTGGTATAGCCCAATAGTTTGTGTGCCCCATTTTTATTCGAAGTTTCCTATTTTCGTTCGGCAAGATAAATAAACACGTTGCAAATGCAGTTCCTGCCGTCGAGAAATATATACTGTCTGGGTcagtttttttttggggggggggggggggggggattttggGTCAGTCCGTTGCCTTCTCCTTCTGTAGGCCAGACGACCACCTTGAAGCTTTCTGATGGGCTTGTTTGGCGCACGTAGTGACGGAATCACCTGTTGGAATTACTGATTTACGAATTAACGAATGTAGTGGCACATGCGCGGGAGCCTAAGTCCAAAGGATTGCGAATACGTGCCCGGAAATGAGGGATTCCGGCGGATGACGTGTGCTGCCAGCCGCAGGGCGGCGCCCTAGTCGACTCGCTGCTCCATTAATTGCAGCTCAGCGGCCACTCAAATCGCACGACCTCACCTGACCGTTACGAACTTATAATACTTCCGCTCTGGCAGGCCTATGGTTAGAGGAGTCCTCGTCCTACTTAAGTAGCATAGATCATCTATTGTTCCACTCTCATTTAAAGTAAACTAGAGTGGATGAGCAGATACATATGGATCGATACATACCCATTCCTATTAGTTAGTAAGGTATCAGTGCCATCCGAATCATACGGTCAAATTGGTGTGAATGCTTAGACATAACTGCCATCATCACTCAACCGATTGCCTTCCCAAATCGGATATTGATCCTATCTGATACAGTTTCTTTCCCAAGAAAAAAGCTAAATTGCTCCCACAAGTTGAATTCTACTCAACCAGGCTTGCCAAATAGTGCCGGTGTCATAAGGCATCCCCTGCCTCTAGCATAATGCTTTCCATAGTAGCGGGCCATGTACACTCAATGCATTTGCAGATCGGCACCAAGTACACACACAACTAAGAACAAGACATTGGGGGTTTTGAGACCCCATGTCGTGGACCTGGCCAAGTGGGCCTGACGGGCAGGCTTGGCCTGAGTCTGGCTACAAAATCAGGGCCGAGGCATGCCGTGCACGGCTAAGGCATGACCAGCACGGTTGCGGGGTGACGGCGGGGCGGGCGGGCGGCGTCAAGGCCGGACGAGGCGATGAGGCAGGGCGAGGCGGCGGGATGAGGCGACAGTGACGGGGCAAGGCGATAGTGGGATGGACTGGGCGGCTAGGCGAGCAAGGCGACTGCTGGGCGGGGCGGACGGTTGTGCTAGGCGGGGTGGAGCCCTGGAGCTCAGAGGAGCAGGGCGGGTGGTAGGGCGATGTAGCCAGGCCGGGCCTGCTGCACGAGGTGCCGTGGCGTTGACCTAGCCACGACCTAACCCACCTAGCCCTCCTGCTGTTCCGTGCTTACAGTAGCGGGTCTCATGTCGACCTAGTTGACCAGCTTTACCACCATGCCCATCGGTATCATTGGCGCACACTTTTGTCCCAGACTTGTGCGCTTGTCCAGGAGGATAACACTGGCTTTTTGTGCATTGCGTCATGTGGGGAATACAAAAAGGGCATGATTGTACTACTTGATGAGAATAAACTAGAGTTAGTAGTGAGTGGTGTTGGAATTGGAATAACTTGGATGTCCGGATGAAGAATAACATATGTTTTTTCTAGTCATTTGTCCATGTACTCACGTGAGATCACTTAGGTTTCTCTGAATCCAATCATTCCTCTCCCGCGGAAAATATTGAGATTGCAAGTGGTGAACGTTAACTAGATCACAAATTGTTGaactagttttttaaaaaaagttgaacTAGGTACCAACGTTGACATGCTTCAGAAAATGTTGCTTGGCCAAGAAATATCACAATTTCTTCTCGTGGTTTGTTATTCtaagttttcttcttcttcacggACATGTTATTCTGAGATTTGTTATTACCTACAACATTCTGCTCATGTCACCATATTCTTGGTCCACAATATTGGATCCTCGTCTTTACTTACTCCTCTATATTTTATAGTTATTCTCTATTATTCTCGagactgaacatatatgtatcTTTGTCTATCGTCCTctattataaaaatagagatACTAAGGGATGGACGTTGTTTCGATGGAAAAAGAAACATTATGCAAACCAAAGGCAAACCTTTTCAACAAAACGAGGCGAAAATGAGAACATAAGGAGGTggaaaaaggaataaaaagCAATGCATATGTCACTACATGCATGGGGTGCATGCAGAGTGCGGAGTGCCAATGGCCTACCAAGAGGCATCTACTACCAAGCTTGAAGCTGTAGAGTGCACTACGAAGTGTGCTTGGCACATCTAGCAACGCGATCGAGCGTTTGTATACAGGGGCGGATCCTAAAAAGTCATCGGGGTCGTCAATTGACCCGAATGTTTATGCTAACACCATAGTGTCAACACACCATCACCGCACACTGAAGCATCCGCTGTTGCTGAAGGCACTGGCAGGAACCGGCATCGCAGCTCGCGCTCGTGCTAGCCCAACACCCGTGTCATTGGGCTAGATTGGGTGTAGGGCTTGGGTTGCTTGGGCCTGGCCCATGTAAGAGAAGAGAGTTAGGAGAGCTATAAGAGTAGGCAAAACGAAGTTGGCAAGGGGATATGAAAAAACACGATGAACAACCCTATACCTGAACCtctgctactcctcctcctctaatccaatTCATCCGTTCCTACCCCAATTCTATCCCTCTTCGATCCCAATCTGCTTCTTCCAATTGAGTCTCTAACATATGGTATCAGATTCACCGATCCTGGAGAGCCATGACAATTTCACGCGATCTCAGTGCAAGCTTGGTTCGATGGATCCCAACTTCCAGATGTTGCTTAATGacatgaagaagatggaggcaCGCTTGTCCCAGTAGCAGCAAGATCTCCTCCATGACCTCAACGAGCGCTTCCACGACGCCAATTAGAAGCAAGAACCCCGGTTCATCGCCATGGAGTCTGCCACCATGGAAATCCACACGTGGAAACCAAAGCTGGAGGCTACAGTCGATGGATTGAAGCTGGAGGTGGGGAAAATCAGCAAACACCTCGAGCGCACGGTTTTTGAGCACTCGTCCGCCTCACCAAGCATGCTCAAAAATCCTTTGGTGGCCTTTTTGTGTCTCTCCACCAGCGATCCGGCCGTCGACCCTGATGGGCACCGCGTCGATACATCTCACCGGGAGCTTGGGCTAGGGTCATTCGCCACCCTGCCTCATCTCCCAGTCAAGGGTACGACCGATCTACCTCCTCACCGCTTCTTTGGTTATCACCTAGATCATGTTTTTGTTCGCTCCAATTTGCCTCCGTTTGATTACTCCCATCGACTCACTGGCAAATTACCTAAAATTAACTTTCCCCAGTTCTACGGTGATAGCCCACAGCTCTGGAAATCCCGTAGTGAGAGCTATTTTGAGATGTATGGAGTTGATCCATCACTATGGACCAAAGTTGCTAGTATGCATTTCATAGGATTTGCTGCTCGTTGGTTACAATCTACAGAATGCCATCTTAAACATGTTAGTTGGACTAAATTTTGACGCATGGTCCACGATTGCTTCAGTCATAACCATCATGAAGCTTTAATCAGACACCTATTTCATATCTGACAAGTAGGAATAGTCACTGAATATGTTGATAAGTTCTCTGAACTCGTGGATCAATTAGCCGCCTATGAAGTACCACTGATCCCCTATACACAATGAGATTCATAGATGGTTTATCTGCTGATATCAAATCTATTGTTATGATCCATCGTCCATCGGATTTGGATTCTGCTTGTGCTTTGGCCTTGTTGCAAGAAGAGGCAGCAGCACTAGCCCGACGCCATGATTTCAAACTTCCTGACCCTTATGTTCCGATTCATCATCCACCTAAGAGTGTTCTTCCTCTGCCAGCTCCGCCCAGGCGGGATTCATTAATGGGCGTGCCAAGATCTGACGAGCACCACGGTCTGGACGCGTCATGCGACCCAGTTTCTGATGACAAGCTCACAACTCTTTGTGCATACAAGAAGGCTCAGGGTCTTCGACACCGTTGCGCTGAGAAGTGGAGATGTGACCATAAATGTGCACCTCATGTCCAATTGCACGTGGTTCAAGAGTTGTGGGATCTTCTCCCATGCGAATCAATGATGTTGTTGATAGTAACTCACTGCACCAAGGTTCTAACCAAGTGTTCTTTGctctctccaaggaggcttctACTGGTATCGAAGCTCCAGAAACACTGAAGTTCAAAGACCTCATCCAACACAAGGAAATCTCTATCTTAATTGACTCTGATGGCTCTCATACATTTATCAGTGACGCTTTAGTTGCTCACTTGTCAGGTATTACTCCTCTTGCCCATCCAGTCCGAGTTCAAGTTGCCAATGGGGGGATTGTGCAGTGTTCTTCAGAATTTCACCACGGTGAGTGGAGTATCAACGATTATACCTTTTATTCGGATCTGAAAGTGCTGCCACTAAAATGctatgatatgattgtgggaatggattggttagaatTGTTCAGTCCCATGAGAGTTGATTGGACCAATAAATGGCTGGCTATTCCATATCAAGGCAAAACTATTTTGCTCTAGGGTATTCTTCTCACTTTACCTGAATGCACTATTGTTCAAGTACTTGCTGTTTCTGACACTAGTGACAACCAAACATTCGCATTGCTTGATTATATTCAGTCCATTTTAGCGGAGTTTGCATTAGTTTTTGCTGAACCAATAGGTTTACCACCTAGTAGGCAGTGTGATCATGCAATTCCTCTAATTCCTAGAGCCCAACCCATCAATGTGAGGCCTTACAGCTACCCACCTGTACTCAAGGATGAAATTGAGAAACAAATTGCTGATATGCTTGCTCAAGGTGTTATATAGCACAACACTAGTCCCTTTTGTTCTCCTATACTTCAATCTTGGTGTTTTTGTGTCGATTACAGATATCTCAATGCTCTTACTGTCAAATGCAAGTACCCCCTTCCTGTTTTTGATGAACTCATGGATGAGTTAGCTAATGTTAGGTGGTTCAGCAAACTTGACTTAAGAGCAGGCTTTCACCAAATTCTATTGCAGCCCAGTGAAGAACACAAGACTACATTTCAGACTCATCAAGACCATTTTGAGTTCAAGGTTATTGCATTTGGTTTAACAGGAGCACCAGCCACATTTTAAGGAGCAATGAATGCTACTCTAGCACCTCTCCTTAGGAAATGTGTTTTAGTCTTTTTCGATGATATTCTTGTATATAGTGCAACCCTGGAGGATCATCTCTTGCATTTGAGACAGGTGCTGCACTTATTGGACCTAGATCAATGGAAGGTTAAGCTATCAAAGTGTGCCTTCTCTCAAAACAAGATTGCTTACCTGGGCCACATTATAACTCCAGAGGGAGCCTCTACTGATCCAGCCAAAATTCATGCCATACAAACTTGGCCAATCCCAGCCAATGTGAAGGAACTGAGAGCATTACTGAGCCTTGCAGGATATTATAGACGCTTTGTCTAGCATTTTGGCATTATAAATCGTCCTCTCACTGATCTCTTGA
This genomic interval carries:
- the LOC133885505 gene encoding uncharacterized protein LOC133885505 codes for the protein MAPPRPYLAALLALCACTVAPMAAVAANVPITMCRSFCGNITVDYPFALRPGCGHAGLRDLLYCINGALMLHLPSGSYRVLDVDYAYGGLTLHDPAMSDCRALDRTPAGRGNGFVLEPWREPYLAPDPDNVFLLLGCRATSRLFQGFPDRHLPCRNVSGMGCGDYYGCPAWDDYYASGGRRPSGAAYGSAVGEPPECCAVPWGAIRAVNVSRLECEGYSSAYSLAPVREVGGAGGWAYGIRVSWALPEANRGFCGACRATGGACGHDMESHGDLCLCGDWNSTSNCDSSTEAARSGAVAPSPRAVAALRWAVLASGFASLWWYASVSRL